The Chitinophagales bacterium genome has a segment encoding these proteins:
- a CDS encoding tyrosine-type recombinase/integrase, which translates to MTQKYNAVKQKLLRKNYSKNTIRIYLTCLHQFWSFCYNNNIDDTIDAEQYLMQLIKNNTSTSFQNQNINAIKFYWENCLNKPKADIVIDRPFKEKKLPEVLHLEEVRTMFQSINNFKHLMILKTIYACGLRISELINLEIKHINGNAKNIKIICGKGKKDRIIPIPESLLIELRQYFKIYKPYKYLFEGQFSTKQNPLPYSTKSVQVIVKQAAKKAKIRRKITPHTLRHSYATHLYEKGVNLRSIQVLLGHQSSKTTEIYTHVSNIHINNTPSPLDFL; encoded by the coding sequence ATGACTCAAAAATACAATGCTGTAAAACAAAAATTACTTCGCAAAAACTATAGCAAAAATACTATTCGTATTTACTTAACCTGTTTACATCAATTTTGGTCATTTTGTTATAACAATAACATTGATGACACCATAGATGCAGAACAATATTTAATGCAGCTAATAAAAAACAATACTTCTACAAGTTTTCAAAACCAAAATATTAATGCCATTAAATTTTATTGGGAAAATTGCTTAAATAAACCTAAAGCTGATATTGTTATTGACAGACCTTTTAAAGAAAAAAAATTACCAGAAGTATTACACTTAGAAGAAGTGAGAACCATGTTTCAATCTATCAATAATTTTAAACATCTAATGATACTAAAAACCATTTATGCTTGTGGTTTAAGAATTAGCGAATTAATTAACTTAGAAATTAAACATATAAATGGCAATGCAAAAAACATTAAAATTATATGCGGAAAAGGAAAAAAAGATAGAATCATTCCAATTCCAGAATCACTACTTATTGAACTGAGGCAATACTTTAAAATTTATAAACCATATAAATACCTATTTGAAGGACAATTCAGTACTAAACAAAATCCACTACCATACAGTACCAAAAGTGTGCAAGTTATTGTAAAACAAGCTGCTAAAAAAGCAAAAATTAGAAGAAAAATTACACCACACACACTTAGACACAGCTATGCCACGCATTTATATGAAAAAGGCGTAAATCTTAGAAGTATACAAGTATTATTAGGACATCAAAGTAGTAA